Proteins from a genomic interval of Chroococcidiopsis thermalis PCC 7203:
- a CDS encoding four helix bundle protein yields the protein MALKEARETEYWLEILIESGMVKLNKFQPLLTEASEIVGILVTSTRKLKQK from the coding sequence ATTGCACTCAAAGAAGCCCGTGAAACTGAGTACTGGTTAGAAATCCTCATTGAATCTGGTATGGTTAAACTCAACAAATTTCAGCCTTTACTGACTGAAGCATCAGAAATTGTTGGTATTCTCGTCACCTCCACCCGAAAACTAAAACAGAAATAA
- a CDS encoding SRPBCC family protein translates to MTAMYIGTTLGQTEQTALMRGEILVQTRPHSTWGGAVTACMYLPMQRSQVWQQLTDYPRWVQYFPDVIQSEVLQRGEVKRLYQVARKAFLIFTAQVEIYLNVFEEVQQRIQFRMEKGTFTDFTADLNLQDCGIGTLLTYAVQATPNVPIPSIFIQQAMQFELPENMRKMRQAICKNQ, encoded by the coding sequence ATGACAGCAATGTATATAGGTACGACGCTCGGTCAGACAGAGCAAACAGCTTTGATGCGGGGGGAAATTTTAGTTCAAACGCGCCCTCATTCGACATGGGGCGGGGCTGTGACAGCATGTATGTATCTACCAATGCAGCGATCGCAAGTTTGGCAGCAGCTTACCGATTATCCTCGTTGGGTACAATATTTTCCCGACGTGATCCAGAGCGAAGTCTTGCAGCGAGGTGAGGTGAAGCGCTTATATCAAGTTGCCCGCAAAGCGTTTCTCATTTTCACTGCTCAAGTTGAAATCTATTTAAACGTGTTTGAGGAAGTCCAGCAGCGCATTCAGTTTCGCATGGAAAAAGGTACTTTCACCGACTTTACAGCAGATTTAAACCTGCAAGATTGCGGAATTGGCACTTTACTCACTTATGCCGTACAAGCTACGCCTAACGTTCCAATTCCATCGATTTTTATTCAACAAGCGATGCAATTTGAATTACCAGAAAATATGCGGAAAATGAGGCAAGCGATTTGTAAGAATCAATAG
- a CDS encoding class I SAM-dependent methyltransferase, with product MENQRLEREKQFHDAWAAAIDVEGIRVADYFEACTAPENRFILRQMGDVQGKKILDLGCGAGENSVYFAKKGALCMASDYSPGMVEVALDLAAKNGVKIEGRTMDASALDCPDNSFDFVYAANLLHHLPDPRAAILEMHRVLKPGGKACFWEPLKHNPIINVYRRIATKVRTEDEMPLDIAIVKFIERNFSHTNYDTFWIATLWIFLQFYLIERVDPNKERYWKKIIIEHQRLAPAYLRLEKWDKLLKKIPGMKRYAWNLAVVATK from the coding sequence ATGGAAAATCAAAGATTAGAAAGAGAAAAACAATTTCACGATGCTTGGGCTGCGGCAATTGATGTTGAGGGAATTCGGGTAGCAGACTATTTTGAAGCTTGCACGGCTCCAGAAAATAGATTTATTCTCAGACAGATGGGAGACGTGCAAGGAAAAAAAATCTTAGATTTAGGTTGTGGTGCAGGCGAAAACAGCGTTTATTTTGCTAAAAAAGGGGCGCTATGCATGGCATCTGATTATTCTCCAGGTATGGTAGAAGTTGCTTTAGATTTAGCAGCTAAAAATGGTGTAAAAATCGAGGGACGAACGATGGATGCATCTGCTCTAGATTGTCCCGATAATTCTTTTGATTTTGTTTATGCTGCCAATTTACTACACCATCTTCCCGATCCTCGCGCTGCTATATTGGAAATGCATCGAGTTCTTAAGCCTGGCGGAAAAGCTTGCTTTTGGGAGCCGTTAAAACACAATCCCATTATCAACGTTTACCGTCGCATCGCTACTAAAGTTCGTACGGAAGATGAAATGCCGCTCGATATTGCGATCGTTAAGTTTATCGAACGTAATTTTTCTCATACCAATTACGATACTTTTTGGATTGCCACACTCTGGATATTTTTGCAGTTTTATTTAATAGAAAGAGTCGATCCAAATAAAGAACGTTACTGGAAAAAAATAATTATCGAACATCAGAGATTAGCTCCAGCCTATTTACGTTTAGAAAAGTGGGATAAGCTGCTGAAAAAAATCCCTGGCATGAAAAGATATGCTTGGAATTTGGCAGTTGTGGCAACAAAATAA
- a CDS encoding DUF924 family protein: MSSEQAKRILDFWFGTPEQASYGKPRQIWFIKKPEFDREVEARFLSDYEQAAAGNLDTWKSSPLSCLALILLLDQFPRNMFRGKPQAFATDWQALSTAQYAVAQGYDRELLPVQRWFIYCPFEHSENLEDQNRSVALFQQLSDDPDSADAITYALRHREVILRFGRFPHRNKILERVSTPEEEEFLQQPGSSF, from the coding sequence ATGTCATCAGAACAGGCAAAAAGAATTTTAGATTTTTGGTTTGGTACTCCCGAACAGGCTAGTTATGGAAAACCAAGACAGATTTGGTTCATTAAAAAGCCTGAATTCGATCGAGAAGTGGAAGCCCGCTTTCTGAGCGATTACGAACAAGCCGCAGCAGGGAATTTAGACACCTGGAAAAGTTCTCCCCTCAGCTGTCTGGCTTTGATCTTGCTGCTCGATCAGTTTCCTCGCAATATGTTTCGCGGTAAACCTCAAGCTTTCGCGACTGACTGGCAAGCCCTATCTACCGCACAGTATGCCGTAGCCCAAGGCTACGATCGCGAATTATTACCCGTACAACGCTGGTTTATTTACTGTCCTTTTGAACACAGCGAAAATCTAGAGGATCAAAATCGTTCTGTAGCTCTATTTCAACAGCTGAGCGACGATCCTGATAGTGCTGATGCAATTACCTATGCCTTGCGTCACCGCGAAGTCATTTTAAGATTCGGACGCTTTCCCCACCGCAACAAAATTTTAGAGCGAGTCTCTACCCCAGAAGAAGAAGAGTTTTTGCAACAGCCAGGTTCGTCTTTTTAG
- a CDS encoding NF041680 family putative transposase has protein sequence MTIDQLKQFRQGTYTILGNGKDVLFDLMDAVLITRSVKSFVELSLAPVFRRKWSSIYEGLSDSKPAREKLMESYIKQIPHTQQIVLAGDHTAWSRLEAFTLKERTYEHQAQPMSGSKPVTLGQGYSTIAWIPEVEGSWALPLLHERITSFTNPIEKAASQLKQVCEELPTRPLSLWDAEYGCASFVTQTADIAADKLFRLRSNRLLYGEPGAYTGVGRPRIHGAKFKLNDSETWWRADQFVEVKDPKLGWLRLCLWLNLHFQQSHKIKMHLIQVQRLNEDAANPAKPLWLVWLGLSMPQLSEFWQLYLRRFAIDHWYRFTKQRLHWTLPKLNTPQQCESWSDLLPLMTWQLWLARDIVTDNPLPWQQPQAKLTPGRVAQAMGGVLGVIGTPAVVPKPRGKSPGWASGKPRLRRIRYPTVKKTTSKRQKSPAKSA, from the coding sequence ATGACTATCGATCAGCTTAAACAATTTCGGCAAGGTACTTACACAATTTTGGGGAACGGCAAGGATGTCTTATTTGACTTGATGGATGCAGTACTAATCACACGTAGTGTAAAATCATTCGTTGAATTATCATTGGCTCCTGTGTTTCGACGAAAGTGGTCTAGCATCTACGAAGGATTGTCAGACAGCAAGCCAGCGCGAGAAAAGTTGATGGAGTCTTACATCAAACAAATTCCGCATACACAGCAAATTGTTTTAGCGGGAGACCACACGGCTTGGTCAAGACTAGAAGCATTCACTCTCAAAGAACGTACCTACGAACATCAAGCACAACCCATGTCCGGTTCAAAACCAGTAACCTTAGGACAAGGATATAGTACTATAGCTTGGATTCCAGAAGTAGAAGGAAGTTGGGCATTACCCCTATTACATGAACGCATTACCAGCTTTACTAACCCAATTGAAAAAGCGGCTTCCCAATTAAAACAAGTGTGTGAAGAACTGCCAACACGCCCATTATCGTTGTGGGATGCAGAGTACGGTTGTGCCAGCTTCGTCACGCAAACAGCAGATATTGCCGCCGATAAATTGTTCCGTTTGCGCTCCAATCGTCTACTTTATGGTGAGCCAGGAGCTTATACAGGAGTGGGTCGTCCTCGGATTCACGGCGCTAAATTTAAGCTGAACGATAGCGAAACTTGGTGGAGAGCCGACCAGTTCGTAGAGGTCAAAGATCCAAAGTTGGGGTGGCTACGGTTGTGTTTGTGGCTTAATCTTCACTTTCAACAATCTCACAAGATAAAAATGCACTTAATTCAAGTACAACGATTGAATGAAGATGCAGCCAATCCCGCTAAACCTTTATGGCTTGTATGGCTTGGACTCTCCATGCCTCAATTGTCTGAATTTTGGCAACTGTACCTGCGGCGTTTTGCTATTGACCACTGGTATCGTTTTACCAAGCAGCGCTTACATTGGACTCTTCCAAAGCTAAATACTCCACAACAGTGCGAGTCTTGGAGTGACTTATTACCACTGATGACCTGGCAACTTTGGTTAGCCCGTGATATTGTGACTGACAACCCTTTACCTTGGCAACAGCCCCAAGCTAAACTCACCCCAGGACGGGTTGCTCAGGCTATGGGCGGAGTTTTAGGGGTGATTGGTACACCTGCCGTTGTACCCAAACCTCGTGGAAAGTCTCCAGGCTGGGCTAGTGGCAAACCACGACTGCGTAGAATTCGTTATCCTACAGTTAAAAAGACTACTTCCAAACGCCAAAAGTCACCAGCAAAGTCAGCTTGA